The genomic region TTGTTTTACTATTTTGTTGAATCTCAAGGCAACCCCAAACAAGATCCCTTGTTTTTTTACTTCACCGGTGGTCCCGGAACCTCAGCCATCATCTCACTGTTTAATCAAATTGGTAACTTTTAATTCTTCTTTTTGAATCATCTCTCTGTCCCCATCATAATTGACATTTTCTAAATTTTCAAAGTCCTTATTTCAAATTCAAATCTAATGTTTTATTATTTGTGTTATATTATATGAGTAATTGATTAGAGTTATAAGAATGAAAACACATTCAAAGTCCAATCCATTCAttagatttttattttttataaattgaATATCACGTAATATGACACAATCAAATATGTTTAAAGTCAAATGtcaaaaataaagacatttaaaAGTAAACGTATGAATTAGTATAATGGAAGGGATGGAGTATTAAGTAGTCACTTTGATTTCATAGCTTAATCTCACTTGTATTATTGTTGTTGACTGATTGTCGTTATAAGAAAATATATGTGTGACGTTGATAGAAATTAGCGTTAGGTACACTTAGATTTAAGGGGGGAAAAAATTGAAATAGTACGATAAAAAAGTTAATTAAAGGGTAAATATATGAAACATGAGTATTTTTTTTGTTGATAgttctaaaaaaaagaaaaaaataaaaagaagttTCTCAAAAGGGTAGTTTGGAAAATGGCATATTAACTTATTGGGACAGTTTCTTCTAATATTAGCCTTTAGGGTCATTCTAAAGGATGCGATACAAAATTGGAAAATGACATATTAACTAATTGGGACAGTTACttctttaaaaataaaaatagtccTAAGGGCTTACATTAGAAAAAACTCTAATGGTATATGTATACTAATTGTTTTTTAGAAAAAACTCTAATGGTATATGTATACTAATTGTTTTCTAGTAACACTACGTAAGTCGAACTCCGACCTGTCGCTgagagaggcagaccactaccacaTGACCTACAACACAAGGTTTGTATATTAATTGTTGAACTCTTGTTAACCTACAGGTCCTCTTAATTTCGAATATACAAATGATACGAGAAGTGATGCAAAATTGGAAGTAAACCCATATTCGTGGACAAAGGTTTACACTTAAACTTTGTGATCAGTAAACAAATCACATTTCTATTTATACCATGTAACGATTTCTGTTATATTGTAGATGGCTAATATGGTATTCATAGATATACCTGTTGGCACTGGATTTTCTTATGCCAAAACATCACAATCATGGAGGAGCAGTGATTCCCTTGTAGTTTCTAATGCTTATGAATTTATACGAAAGGTATATCAATATATTACATGGTTGCTAAAGTCCACCAACTATGCTCACTAGTCGGGATTTTGAAATAGTCCGATTAGTCTTTTACTTGGCTGATATATTCGGTCAAAGTTGCTAAAAGTCTAATTTAGTTGGTTAAAGTCAAATTTTTTAGTCGAAAGTCGGATTTGTTTTTCATCATTGGTCAAAAGAGTTTATTTTCAGTGTAAAAAGAAATACCACTTATATTCAATATCTCAACAAAAAAGGAAAAATTCCCTTGCTAATTTTATAAAAATGAACGAAAATGAACGTATTTTTTTCATGTAAAGTATATAAATATGATGAGAATATAAGAAATCTGATCCAACAACTTTCTTTGTCCGAATTTTAGAGTAGGTCAAATACAGTCAAAGTCAAGGTGGATCAACGTTTGACTAGTCCCCTTCTAGTCTTTAAGTGAACCGTTTATTCTCTACAAAGTCCCGACCGTCCAGACCGATTAGTCCCGACTAAAGGGTAAATCCGACCCTCTGGTGGCCCAACACCGACCCGATTAGTCCCGAATAGAGACGAGATATTCAGGAATTGTACGATTCTATAAAAGAGCTAACTCAGTAAGCATAACCTTATTATGCAGTGGTTCAAGAATCATCCCGCATTTCTGAGTAATCCGTTGTACATAACTGGGATTTCATATATGGGACTTGTCGTTCCTAGAGTTACCTCGGCGATATATAGCGGTAACAATTGTTTCTCTACTTCAAAAGCAATCAAATTTTTTAATTAACTCGTAATCCAAAAGTAGATAAAACTATGAATATATTCCTTTGTTTTAGGCAATGAACAAGGGATTCATCCTAAGTTGAACATTAAGGTAAATCATTGTCAAACACAAGTTTATGTTAATTATTGTCACAAGTGATTTGTAGTTTATGAGCTTACTTGAATTTTGGTGTAGGGTTACTTGCTCGTTAATCCTTTTACGGATAGGTTCATTAATCTTAATACAAGATATGCATATGCTAATCGAGCCGCACTAATAGAAGATGAGCTATATGAGGTATTAACTACTTAAAGTCATTTACTTCGTAATTCACTTATCATTCTAATCTTATACTTCTAAACAACATATGATTTTGATTATGCAGACAGCAAAGAAAAACTGTGGAGGTAACTTTATAAATGTTGATCGAAATAATACATTGTGTTTGAATAGCATTGCACCTATGAATGATGTAAGTTAACATATGTCCCTTTTTTATTGACAGCATAATCACAACACATATTTGTTCTAACTTAACAATACTTGTAAACATTTCCAGTGCATAGCTCAAATTAATATTAACTCCATTTTAGATCCGCTCTGCAATAATACAGATCCAAAACAATTTTGTCGGGTAAATTTCACACCCTTTTATTTAACCTTTGAGTTACAAATTTTGTGTAAACATATTAGATTTTTAACCTCTTCATCTTTATACAGGATTCCATTTATTCATACTCTAATATTTGGGCAAACACAGAATCTGTCCAAGAAGCTCTCCACGTTCGAATGGTGCTTTAATCGTATGATTTAAAAGTGGACATTGATTATTTGTGCACATTTATCTACCATGTTTAAAATTTGAGCTGTGATTTTGCAGGGAAGAGTGAAAAATTTTCAATTCTCAAATACAAGCATTCGCGGGGAATTTGGGATAGTAAACGGAACATATTACTCTGATGATATCTTCGGTAGTGTGTCCATACATAAACAACTTACTACCAAAAATTGCCATGCTTTGATCATCAAGTAAACTCCTCAATATAATATAGATGTCTTGCTTATGTTATAATGTAAAAAATGTTATATTTTATTAAATGAGTTAAATTGGTTTAATTAATTTGCAGTGCTGATCTAGACTTTAACTTTCCATATGTGGGTACAAGACAATGGATAAATAGTCTCAAACTTAGTGTTGAGAGCATATGGAAACCATGGTTTGTTCGTAATCAAGTTGCTGGGTGAGTTCAAGCTCCTAATGTTTCGACATTTTTTTTGTTTTTACCAATTTGGTGCGCATATATGTGTTTGCACAAGTAAATCTACGCTATTGAATATTTGAATATCTCTGTTCTTTAATGTGTTGTGACCATTTTCTTGTTATGTAGTTATCAGAAGACATACACAGAGGCCAACTACACTTTGCTGTATGCATTCATTAAGGTAAGAAACACGTACGATTATCATATTATCACATAGTTATGTAAGAATGATCATattaaggtgttgtttgttttttaagatatttttgtctAAACATATGCGAACCATGTCTGTAAGTTCCGTAGTGAAAACCGTTTTTTATGTCTACAAAATAACATAATCATGTCTGCAGCACTAATAAGCATATTTCTAAGTTTGCGAGTTTACggaataaaaatcattattttatcttatgtcttcagaaaaacagtATGCAACTAAAACGTTTGCTAGCGCACATATATAAGACATAATAATATCGACTGAAAAACAAAACAACTCCCAATTATCTTATTTTGGACATATTTATCTTAGTATGATATTCTAGTCAAGTtgataataagattaaatatatacgCATAAATAAAACGAAACATAAGAGATTATTAATGGGTTGTGCAGGGTGCGGGTCATTCAGTGGCACGGTACAAACCTGAAGAAGCCCAGTTCATTGTGGAGACATGGCTTGCTTCTCAGACTGATTAGTACGGAGTATAATAGCTGATTTGTTTGACCTAAACCACAACATTGGTTTACTCACTATAATCAGTTTAACTGTATATGTTATACCAATCTGTTAATGTGTCAACCATGTAACTTAATAAAAGTTATTTGATCCTATGAACAACTTGTACGAATGTTGAAATCTACCACGATTTGCATCAACTTATCAATTCTTAACGGGTTGTATGTACACGAGGACAAGCGTGCTTTTTGGCAATAATCTCTGCATTTATACAAACTAAAACAAAGCACAACAATCTTAGATGCTACATGCACGTGTGAACAAGAGTGCAGATCCATTAACACTACGAAGAACTAGCATCCTAGTATTTATGTACGTACAACAAACAATCTTGGACAAATCAAACATTTCTGGTGGAATTTGCATCCGGACTTCATTAATCGCAACTTGTGCAGCCTCAACGTCGATCGGAACCAGAAGCCGATCGGAACCAGAAGCCGATCAGGACCCGGAAGCCGATGTCACACGTGAAGGTGGTTGGCGAGTGATTAACCCACTGGCCCGTGCAATACACCATTCTCCATCTTCCAAGTAGCAACCCGAGCAAGTTCTACAAATATTATATTATTGTAATTTAGAACCAATTAGTTATGAACAAATTAATTCAGGTTGCATTATATCACTAATTAGCcaaagaaatgggtcaaatgaatcGATAGTCTCCATAAATGTACTATTAACTTATATAACTTAGTAGCGAGCGATTTTACATAAATTAGAATTAGAATTTCATTGCCATACATGCATACAATCTACCAACTCCCGTTAATTAAAGATTAGACAACATGGTTAAAATACAGGTGTTTAAGACATCAGATTCGTACTctgtattaaaaattatcattgatCATTGATGAATGATTATTAACATTCATTAGATGGGTGATGAGTGATAATTATAATTCATCTATCAAGTGATGAATGATATTACGATGTCGATGAATGATATTACGTTGTTTCCCCTGGAGTGCATTTTCTACAATTGACCTTTATTACCACTAACAACCGGTACCTCAACGATCAGAGAAAGTTGATAAACATGCACCAGTTCATCAATAGTTGTAGCTTCAAGTGGGGACGGGACTTCTTATGCGCCGGATCCCTCCCCTCAAATATTCACTTGATGAGTTGTTATAAGTTTATAGGAAATAACTATTTCGCCAATTTTTATCCTCGAAGGCCAAATCATCGGATAACTGATCGTTTCATCGTTAGCATTATGGACCAAGAGATACCTAAACGGGAATGTGATTGAACCAtcattttttgttttttgtttaagGACATCTTACGGTGCTTGAGTAATTGATAAGAAGGTAGGAGTTTCTTAGGCCGTAGTAATCTGTTGTTGGAATGTTATGGAACAGTAATTCACCAATGGGTAGAGAACTAGTGATGGTGATATCAACATTAGTATGATAGTACCAGAGGTGGGTGATGAAAGATTGATTATTAAGATATTTAAATAGTGATCTTCATTTATGAAATATATGAAGCTTTTTTTGATCCAATTTACAGATTTAAAGACCAGACTTAATTGGTTAGTAGCCAATTGTATGTTTGTGAGAAAGAGAGATATAACCCACTGGTAAGCCTATACATATACAGCTAAATTTCAAGATAGCAAAGTGGGTACACAATTATACTTTTACTTTATTATATTAGTCCAAtctaatattttaattaaaatattgaattgGAGTAATATAGTAAAGTAAAAGTGAGTATGGTATTTTGAAATTTGGCTATATATGTGTGGGCCTACTGTTGAGTTGGAGCATCTCTCTATCACACACACCTAAATGGCTAGTAACCAGTTTAGAATTGTTTTTGAATTTGCAAATTTGATCAAAAAAGCTTCATGTTTCGCAAATTGAATTGGAGTAATATAGTAAAGTAAAAGTGAGTATGGTATTTTGAAATTTGGCTATATATGTGTGGGCATACTGTTGAGTTGGAGCATCTCTCTATCACACACACCTAAATGGCTAGTAACCAGTTTAGAATTGTTTTTGAATTTGCAAATTTGATCAAAAAAGCTTCATGTTTGCAACTAAAGAACACTATTTAAACATCTCGACAGTTGATCTTCCCACCACCCATGTTAACTCTAACACTAATGTTGATATCACCATCACTAGTTCCATACCCATTGGTAAATTACCGTTCCATAACATTCCAACGACAGATAACATCCTTAGAAATTTCTACTTTCTTATAAAATCTCAAGCACCATAATATGTCCTTACACAAAGATATTGGTTCAATCACCGTCCCATTTAGGTATCTCTTCGCTGATAATGCTACTGGTGAAATGATCACTTACCCGGTGGTTACGTCTTCTAGGATAAAAATTGGCTTATAAACTTACAAAACTCATCACGTGAAAAATAAAGAACAAACAGAATATTACCTTTAATAAATAAAGTTAACAACCCTGTTTGAACCTCCACCTTAATTTTAAAGCATACACAAACAAAATATGTTACAAAAATTATAACTGATAATTCATTTATGATTATTGGTTGCAATGAATAGAAAGTAGAAACATAAAATAATTAAAGCCAACATTAAGAATATATATGAGGAATAGAAACGTACTAAATACCAACATACCTTTGTCACTTACAATATTTAAGCGTAACATTTCTTTCACATTTACGATACCTTTAAACATGTTGTAAATGTCATTTACAATATGTTGGCAGGTATGTTCGATTTAAAGGTTGAATATACCTTTGTCATTCCAAAATTTACCAACATACCTTATTTATTTAACCTATCAACATACTTGCACGCAGTCAATGTTAACAGGTTAGCAGTATTAAAATATCAACCAACTTATTGATTTAGACCTTTCTAATTTGTAAATTTTAGCAGTTAAACAAAAATGATTAGGAACAGAAACGTAACATACCTGTTGGCTGTGAGACTAGAGGGCTAACTTTGGTACTGGAGAAGATGAGTTTTGACGGTGATGTTGAAGCAGTTGTATTTGAATTTTATGTCATCAAGCTTTCAAACATTTATTTTGAAACCCATTAAAGGAATAaagaagaaaaaaacaaaaaaaaaaaaaaaaacaatgaacACCTAAACATGTACAAACCAAATAAAAGACAAAGATACTTACTTTTACATTTGATTCAGATTCTTCATCAAATTATTGTACATTTACCTTCAAAGCAGACTTCTTTCATAATTCTTTATATTTGTGTTCAGTCTCCTTTTTGCTCTACTTAGGCATTCTTTAAATAGTCAACTCGACTAATTTCAACCCATTATTCAAAAAATGCTGATTTCAATAAAACTCGTTGCCTCTTAGCCAACCAAGCCAATTTGATACCTCTGCAATTTCCCACCCAGGTCAAACTATAATATGTGATGCATTCTCATACCTGGGAAACAAGTTCAGTAGCCATGCCACTAACTCTATACTGAACAAATTCTACATGGTGCCTTTATAAGAAAAGAGAGTTGGTAGTAAATTTCATTGGGCTCACAGGGTTTAAccgaaatattaatttttttttttcaggcaaaagaaaatatattaataaaaccaatcaatacaaacaaaggcaCAGGAACATGCCTGCCCATACCAGATGCAAAACAGAATGCAGCATACAACAAAGAAAACACCAAAACAAACAACCAATACAAACAACTTCAATGTGAAAGTTTAGAATAGAAAGCAAAATGTAGGAAAGAACCACTTCAATGTAGGAAAGAACCACTTCAATGTGTTGTATTCAAAGTGCTAACATCGACAAGATGGGTTTGATGGTATAAAAATCGAAATCCACCAGCATGTATTTATAATGAGTAAAaccttatataactacaaaattaaAAAGACATTATTATTCCTtcaacaggtccgagtacataccttaccttgggatgatacaaaattttgtactctaaatttctaagtataagccttccacattgaattcaacttctaattttcatcagaaaggaattgggtatcttataattagaaatttatgtggactttaaacccatccccacagcagacttgttcaccaagtctcttgccaatcccttcgtcaagtgatcagctaaattctgttgaaCTAAAAATCAACTACTAAAGCTTTgaattattaaaacctaaataatTAAGTAACTGtgattaaaacaaaaataataataaccttaatttcGAAAACGTGTTGGTGAATAAACAACAATTATAAAACACTACAAAATTGTTGAAATAaatgttggaggttttattgaaatttcgtgtagggtaaaataatcgatagccggataaatcactgaatcgtggtatcactttccgaaagtaattattcgacccttattgcctgggttacacgaatatcactttaggataagacagagattagttcttgttattggcagtaaacaagaactcttttgcataagagtattaaggtgtttttcgtatatcttattctcataaatgatagtccttatttataggcacccaaaaataagtattattccacgatggagatgtttcactaactaatttcgttttcaaatctaaaacaaatcctttacataaagttgtttgttttatttccaacaaccaaatcaaggaaatcgttttcaaatctaaacaaatcctttacataaagttgtttgttttatttccaacaaccaaatctaggaaatcgttttcaaatctaaaacaaatcctttacataaagttgtttgttttatttccacgatggagatgtttcacctagtgcaggaataatactttcgtaatcactcaaatttgtgataatggaaaaccactttcgggtccgggcaatttatcacttaatgggtgtacactccgtacctcctaacccgtttacaagtgtagattaaatccctcaattacactaaatttccaacaatcctccccaatttagtgcaattcgtttcatgagaattaaacaaattaaaacaaaaacttatgcataaatgaaaatatcttgaagattgaattttcaccttagtacattacacattccaaatattcgagaatcggggtgttctaagaattgaacccttcaacccatttgaataactgaaaataacatacacataagttttcaaatactctaaagctatcctgacactttacaagccatgtgtccatatccattcatgaatgtatctaaagcaaaagtccaagctttgttgaagcggcaaaacttcacattcacataggtagttcatttcagtcatgcacctgctattgcattttttcaaataaaccattaagaagctaaacttcatcctcaccttcaacaggtccgagtacataccttaccttgggatgatacaaaattttgtactccaaatttctaagtataagccttccacattgaattcaacttctaattttcatcagaaaggaattgggtatcttataattagaaatttatgtggactttaaacccatccccacagcagacttgttcaccaagtctcttgccaattccttcgtcaagtgatcagctaaattctgttgtgacctcacgaacactatagaaatcaccccattcatgatgagttcacgaatcatgctatgtctgacacctaagtgtctagactttccattgtacatctggctataagcctttgccaatgtcgcagcactatcacaatggatagacatgggtgctataggtttaggccataatggtatcgcatggatcaagtttctaagccattctgcttctttaccagcagcagctaaagcaacaaactcagattccatcgttgagttggtaatacatgtctgcttcttagaagcccatgaaatagcacctcccccaaacaagaacacccaaccactcgttgaagaatgatcttcaatattggttatccaactcgcatcagaatatccttctattaccgaaggaaactcattataagataaactatagtccatagttttcttcaagtacttcagtacccgcctaattgcttgccagtgatgagtactaggattactagtatatctactcagttttcccacagcaaaagcaatatccggccttgtacaagtcatggcgtacatcaaacagccaatcacctgagaatactcaagttgtgatacagcttcaccttgattaggcataagcttctcacttggatcaacaggggtactcacaggattacattcaaagcaattgaactttttcaacaccttctcaatataatgagattgacaaatcgaaattcctttgctttcacgtttgatcctaatgccaaggataacgtcagcctcccccatatctttcatggagaattttgatgacaaaaattcttttgttaaatcaacctgactttggtcagtcccaaagattaacatgtcatcaacatatagacaaattataactcctttaccagaatcatcaaatttactatatacacatttatctgcttggtttaatttaaaaccactagataaaatcacttcatcaaacttttgatgccattgcttaggtgcttgtttcaaaccatataaggatttcacaagtttgcacaccttgccttcatttcctggcatgacaaagcccggaggttggttcatataaacctcctcatccaattcaccattcaagaatgttgtcttcacatccatctggggaataactagattgtgaatcgtagccaaagcaatcagcagtctaatggtagtgatacgtgccacgagagcataagtatcaaaatagtcaattccagacttttgtctaaagccttgaatgactaaccttgccttgaacttttcaatagttccatccaccttcatcttctttttgaaaatccatttgcaacccaatggtttgcaaccaggaggtagatcagctaacacccaagtgttattacccatgatagaatctatctcatcattaattgcctctttccagaatgcaacatcctgagacctcattgcttcatcatatgttttaggatcatcatcaacattgaaacaatacgaatattgggtagaaacatcatccctagaaccttcaactaagtatagttgaaatctggtccaaatgatttaggtttcctttttcttttgctttttcgaagctcaagtgactgatcaacagccttttcagagacttcatcattacaatccttattgattccattgttacttggaatcatatcctttggtctaggtatagatgaaaatcgattttcatcaaagattgcatcccttgaatcaatcacagaattgattgagacaaactcattaggctctattacatagaacctatatgccttggaatgttcaacatatccaacaaatatgcaatctatacctctttcacctaaacttttcttcttgggatcaggtagtcttacaaccgccctacagccccatacccgaagataattcaagttaggtttccttttattccaaagttcataaggtgtaatcttgtttcttttgttaggaactctattaagcaaataacaagctgttaacatagcttccccccaaaatccttcacttaaacccgaataggataacatggaattaaccatttccttaaggaccctattcttcctttcagatataccattttgttgtggagtataaggagctgtggtctcatggataataccgacggattggaaatacgattggtcaatgtattcatctcccctatctgttctaagtcttttaatcaaagccttttgttgtaattctacttcagttttaaatattttaaatttatctaatgcttcatccttagtatgtaacaaataaacatagcaaaatctagaagcatcatcaataaaagtcacaaaatatttcttgttccctaaagtaggagtagcattcaaatcacataaatcactatgtattaattccaaaatttcagtatcacgatgtacattttgaaatggttgcttagtgatctttgttaacatacacgttttacacttttcattgttcatgtcaaaaaccggtattaatccatctttagacatatcttgcattcttttaaagtgtatatgtcctagtctagcatgtcaaagtgtagaattatttatgctagaagtagatataaaagcaaaattaacattcaagtgattaatgttaagtctaaacattctattgcataaata from Rutidosis leptorrhynchoides isolate AG116_Rl617_1_P2 chromosome 9, CSIRO_AGI_Rlap_v1, whole genome shotgun sequence harbors:
- the LOC139869418 gene encoding serine carboxypeptidase-like 13, giving the protein MLEPKNKMKMNISMILMIMFILLQSHILPFSHSKSTVKNLPGFIGNLPFTLETGYVGVGEDEEIQLFYYFVESQGNPKQDPLFFYFTGGPGTSAIISLFNQIGPLNFEYTNDTRSDAKLEVNPYSWTKMANMVFIDIPVGTGFSYAKTSQSWRSSDSLVVSNAYEFIRKWFKNHPAFLSNPLYITGISYMGLVVPRVTSAIYSGNEQGIHPKLNIKGYLLVNPFTDRFINLNTRYAYANRAALIEDELYETAKKNCGGNFINVDRNNTLCLNSIAPMNDCIAQININSILDPLCNNTDPKQFCRDSIYSYSNIWANTESVQEALHVRMGRVKNFQFSNTSIRGEFGIVNGTYYSDDIFGSVSIHKQLTTKNCHALIINADLDFNFPYVGTRQWINSLKLSVESIWKPWFVRNQVAGYQKTYTEANYTLLYAFIKGAGHSVARYKPEEAQFIVETWLASQTD